In Pleurocapsa sp. PCC 7319, the following are encoded in one genomic region:
- a CDS encoding aldo/keto reductase, with protein MERRSLLKWLAGFTAGIILSAKTNAQNKNQPSDSSRGGRDRLGKLLPLRTLGRTGEAVTMLGVGGWHLGGLSERDAQETIEIALQGGVRFFDTAKMYQSGGSETRMGKLLTPKYRDVIYLMTKTVAHDAKGARRDLEESLRRLNTDYLDLWQVHTVESPQNVDERIANGVFEVMAEAKASGKVRHIGFTGHRQPEAHLQVLEKSDIFDTCQLPINIADPSYSSFIQQVLPKLVERNIGVLAMKSLANGGFFGGSSHGRHGNNPKIVPDRVTVAEAINFAWSMPVSVLITGFDNPQQMQEKIDLAHSFVAMDEQQRQDLIDKVADLAGRRVEFYKA; from the coding sequence ATGGAACGTCGCTCTTTACTCAAATGGCTAGCAGGCTTTACCGCAGGTATTATACTTTCGGCTAAAACTAATGCCCAAAATAAAAATCAACCAAGTGATTCTTCCCGTGGCGGAAGAGATCGCTTAGGTAAATTATTGCCATTAAGAACTTTAGGTAGAACCGGTGAAGCAGTAACCATGCTGGGTGTAGGAGGTTGGCATTTAGGAGGATTGAGCGAAAGAGATGCGCAAGAAACTATTGAAATTGCCTTACAGGGAGGGGTGCGTTTTTTCGATACGGCTAAGATGTACCAGTCCGGGGGTAGCGAAACTCGGATGGGCAAATTATTAACTCCTAAATATCGGGATGTTATTTATCTGATGACCAAAACGGTTGCTCATGATGCCAAAGGTGCCCGTCGTGATTTAGAAGAATCTCTACGTAGATTGAATACCGACTATCTTGACTTGTGGCAAGTTCATACAGTAGAGAGTCCCCAAAATGTCGATGAACGCATTGCTAATGGGGTGTTTGAGGTGATGGCGGAAGCAAAAGCATCAGGTAAAGTTCGTCATATAGGCTTTACTGGTCATCGTCAACCAGAAGCGCATCTGCAAGTATTGGAAAAGTCAGATATTTTTGATACTTGCCAACTACCAATTAATATTGCCGATCCTAGTTATTCCAGTTTTATTCAACAAGTACTACCTAAATTAGTTGAGCGAAATATTGGTGTGTTAGCTATGAAGTCTTTAGCCAATGGTGGCTTTTTTGGTGGTTCTTCTCATGGAAGACATGGAAACAATCCAAAAATTGTACCGGATCGAGTTACTGTTGCTGAAGCGATAAATTTCGCTTGGTCTATGCCTGTGAGTGTCTTGATTACAGGGTTTGACAACCCCCAACAGATGCAGGAGAAAATCGATCTGGCTCATTCTTTTGTAGCTATGGATGAACAACAGCGTCAAGATTTAATTGATAAAGTTGCAGATTTAGCTGGCAGAAGGGTTGAGTTTTACAAGGCTTAA